Proteins found in one Drosophila busckii strain San Diego stock center, stock number 13000-0081.31 chromosome 2R, ASM1175060v1, whole genome shotgun sequence genomic segment:
- the LOC108596091 gene encoding uncharacterized protein LOC108596091 isoform X2 → MDHILQTYPEDARRIGEEYLSSLTDLNCNSKPLINMLTMLAEENINYAQVIVRVVEFHISQVPAEFKLPILYLIDSIIKNVKSSYVQMFGQCIVNIFTSTFESVPEKVRERMYQLRQTWNEVFPPSRMYALDVKVKRLDNNWPITAKPSQPTKIHVNPAIHVNPDFLKTGMVPVPVSSTLPSEMEEILQAKTRELLELKKRKLELELEQTKLHLKEQERQLSQATDAMAVAPIAMPAPVAPLRPPGLENVPLAAPLYPPGLHNVRPQAPIGVPPAMLPTVNSQSFGGKPKVHPINPAMLNSVRQRDPRLARQQQLLPMSAPARDPRLDSHKSSSHKSSRSRSKSPSRNAGISRSSKSSSSNHHSSSSSSRKRSESKSSTSSSGSDNRHKGSSSSSSSLSPVKRASSSRDKTSKTSSSSERYGHHSNGGSGSSPSTSKRKSSSPSSSPAKSKRSGSSHKTSTSSSRHAKSKTRSRSRSPIYRDVDMRSKSPEPAKTSTKISSAATSDSVPASAPVNAINANDLEKPTATTVAVNVKQSSPPPGVDGNVSDTLQQSISKLLHVAEKRSASELPADAADDDEADDKLLQPQQKRSKSSKLDALFGSEDVDLRRVLPAKTSGMQSLNVIVVEDDSMDNWDNKQTTKSAGSPGKKPSLDDIRAKLAKSVRSNNKHNKIDKSTEHPVAQRLRQLAELKSNDDSQEAHDEKMRTILSQAQEMYENHNMNQEQYKDLVSKVVAINESSKHKDPRRRDAEESEFDVERNAARDAVLRKRIPKLKGNENQAASSSPRSDGYEEQQQQQQQEKTQPMSKQQKLKRDGKRRKPSKWGEQLDPAAAQRAAWQQAQSNNNNNNNINNNGNNNNKRLPQAGGAFRAMPWQHPPLVVAQQAAPPPPQPPNMMAMAPVSVPGVPAITKAINSLDNPMADVVRSITIDGGSKEIRFYNQVAVIFMDGDEPHEIGFQHGQRHIYIDHNEPLLLSFNDDYKPFQLDGQLHRIRFGHPSRELYIDEHWYEIYFGGPPVSLPIGNKLHVLKAEGPPPNVDIGRVRRDLVVGKINMIVDAHTIVPLFLDGRQQTFLMGAEQHSLQFVDSFLYALLDGQLQKLEYGGLPKSMKLNGGRCCFIRFGTLPKGVQAGKAHVQDMVYIKTEPPAEPPQPPALPVPTPKVEAPAAATTAAAPAVPLPIAAAALGNLNIDELFQKLVSSGIIGTAAGATGSVNVPPVGLPGLDTPVQSKEPTAVAAAAAASPALPTEPIKRIDLQKPDTIKTRQAAVVATLYLGMQCSSCGVRFPPEQTIKYSQHLDWHFRQNRRERDSTRKATSRRWFYDLNDWRQYEEIEDVEERERNFAEAQGQQAGPDAHDDLSQQRSMDSPIPSCAAGTDDVDRCCDMCHEKFEQFYNEELEEWHLRSAMRVDDKFYHPLCYEDYKSSLNPPAPATENKDTTHNTDVEMLNASDDNAMDTLIKVEQDTADVKATLSSTLLDDDDDDVIVLPNEEPSVTEIVDDDDDDDGYVAPQPKPKPTEAEDNEQAESLPAPSTAQEQQPEREQQKAENANESDVEIQEPNIPFTDLDNYVEKEPMPLLNIKIKEEPKDDDEEDEDDGFEDVGTVVTLLPLLEDEISINSSETQTQTIDSSASPATIERPASVASLSLPGNDDELETEPAPAAATVSSEADFNGENQQDTHNLSAAGLTPALPLASIVNKIKINITKNTSSNSHNSASTTTTAAPTAATDSQVSAISVIGANGHANVQQQQPPEQNAIQTISTIPVLCGGNTFVPKIATSSSANAPPANICTISVIGSSYGSSKPANPITSSANSSSSGGVTASSTLSSSKSASSSSKTTTAAAAPPAAAIETEPEPVVELKPALRNVMLKKTKKVQNGIETSGLCSIM, encoded by the exons ATGGACCATATACTGCAAACATATCCGGAGGATGCACGCCGCATTGGCGAAGAGTATTTATCTAGTCTAACGGACTTAAATTGCAATAGCAAGCCGCTCATAAATATGCTCACAATGCTCGCCGAGGAGAATATAAACTACGCCCAAGTGATAGTGCGCGTGGTGGAATTTCACATCAGCCAG GTGCCGGCAGAATTCAAATTACCcatactttatttaattgattccATAATTAAGAATGTGAAAAGCAGTTACGTTCAGATGTTTGGACAATGCATTGTCAATATATTTACCAGCACTTTTGAATCG GTGCCAGAAAAGGTGCGGGAGCGCATGTATCAGCTGCGTCAGACGTGGAACGAAGTATTTCCGCCCTCCAGGATGTATGCGCTGGATGTTAAAGTGAAACGCTTGGACAATAATTGGCCCATTACAGCAAAGCCAAGTCAACCAACAAAAATACACGTTAATCCAGCCATTCATGTAAATCCAGACTTTCTTAAAACT GGTATGGTGCCAGTGCCTGTTAGCTCAACACTGCCCAGCGAAATGGAAGAAATCTTACAAGCTAAAACGCGTGAGCTCTTGGAGCTTAAGAAGCGCAAGCTTGAACTCGAATTGGAGCAAaccaaattgcatttaaaggAGCAGGAGCGTCAGCTAAGTCAGGCTACCGATGCTATGGCTGTGGCGCCTATAGCCATGCCTGCCCCTGTTGCTCCGCTACGTCCTCCGGGCCTGGAAAATGTGCCGCTAGCAGCACCTTTATATCCACCTGGCTTACACAATGTGCGTCCACAAGCGCCAATTGGTGTACCGCCTGCCATGTTGCCTACCGTTAACTCACAG TCCTTTGGTGGCAAGCCCAAAGTGCATCCTATAAATCCCGCCATGCTAAACTCTGTACGTCAGCGTGATCCACGCCTGGCACGCCAACAACAGTTGTTGCCCATGTCAGCACCTGCACGGGATCCACGATTAGATAGTCACAAATCGTCCTCACACAAATCTAGTCGCTCGCGAAGTAAATCTCCATCACGCAACGCTGGCATCAGCCGTtccagcaagagcagcagcagtaatcaCCACAGCTCTTCTAGCAGCAGTCGCAAGCGCAGCGAATCAAAGAGCTCCACATCTTCGTCCGGCTCTGATAACAGACAcaagggcagcagcagtagcagctctAGTCTGTCGCCAGTTAAGCGTGCCTCAAGTTCACGCGACAAGACGTCCAAGACGTCGTCCAGCAGTGAACGATATGGTCACCATAGCAATGGCGGCAGTGGAAGCTCACCATCGACTTCCAAGCGCAAGAGTAGCTCACCCAGCAGCTCGCCAGCAAAGTCCAAACGCAGCGGCAGCTCACATAAAACTTCAACATCATCATCGCGTCATGCAAAGAGCAAGACACGCTCGCGCAGTCGTTCACCCATTTACAGGGATGTGGACATGCGCAGCAAATCACCGGAACCAGCTAAGACTTCAACAAAAATATCATCAGCAGCGACATCAGACAGTGTACCAGCGTCAGCGCCAGTTAACGCCATCAACGCAAATGATTTAGAGAAAC caacagcaacaacagttgccgTCAACGTCAAGCAATCTTCACCGCCACCCGGAGTCGATGGTAATGTATCGGATACACTGCAGCAGTCCATAAGCAAACTGCTGCATGTGGCAGAGAAACGCAGCGCGTCAGAATTGCCTGCGGATGCCGCAGACGATGATGAAGCAGACGATAAGTTGCTGCAGCCGCAACAGAAACGCAGCAAATCTTCAAAGTTGGATGC ACTCTTTGGCAGCGAGGATGTCGACTTGCGTCGCGTTTTGCCAGCCAAGACGAGTGGCATGCAGTCCCTCAATGTTATTGTGGTGGAGGATGACTCCATGGACAACTGGGATAACAAG CAAACTACAAAGTCTGCTGGCTCGCCTGGCAAGAAACCATCGCTGGATGATATACGTGCCAAGTTGGCCAAGAGCgtgcgcagcaacaacaagcacaacaagaTTG ATAAATCAACGGAGCATCCAGTGGCGCAACGTCTCCGGCAGCTGGCGGAGCTCAAGTCCAACGATGATTCGCAGGAGGCGCATGATGAAAAGATGCGCACCATCTTAAGTCAGGCGCAGGAGATGTACGAAAATCACAATATGAATCAGGAGCAGTACAAGGATCTGGTCAGCAAAGTTGTGGCCATCAATgagagcagcaagcacaagGATCCACGACGTCGCGACGCTGAGGAGTCCGAGTTTGATGTGGAGCGCAATGCAGCTCGAGATGCAGTTCTGCGCAAGCGCATACCCAAACTGAAGGGCAATGAGAATCAAGCAGCCTCAAGCTCACCACGTAGCGATGGCTacgaggagcagcagcagcagcagcaacaagagaaAACACAGCCAATGTCCAAGCAGCAGAAGCTCAAGCGCGATGGCAAGCGACGCAAGCCAAGCAAGTGGGGCGAACAACTggatccagcagcagctcaacgtGCAGCTTGGCAGCAGgcccaaagcaacaacaataataataataacattaacaataatggcaataacaacaacaagcgtttGCCGCAAGCTGGTGGCGCGTTTCGTGCTATGCCCTGGCAGCATCCACCGCTGGTGGTggcacaacaagcagcgccgccaccaccgcaGCCTCCCAACATGATGGCCATGGCGCCCGTGTCTGTGCCTGGCGTGCCTGCCATTACCAAGGCCATCAACTCACTGGACAATCCCATGGCGGATGTGGTGCGCAGCATTACCATCGATGGTGGCAGCAAAGAAATACGCTTCTATAATCAAGTGGCCGTCATTTTTATGGATGGCGATGAGCCGCATGAAATTGGCTTTCAGCATGGACAGCGTCACATTTACATTGATCACAAtgagccgctgctgctgagtttTAATGACGATTACAAGCCCTTTCAGCTGGATGGACAACTGCATCGCATACGCTTTGGTCATCCGTCGCGTGAACTTTACATTGACGAGCATTGGTATGAGATTTACTTTGGTGGTCCGCCGGTCTCGCTGCCCATTGGCAATAAGCTGCATGTGCTCAAGGCAGAGGGTCCACCGCCCAATGTGGACATTGGGCGCGTGCGTCGTGATCTTGTCGTGGGCAAAATTAATATGATTGTCGATGCTCACACCATAGTGCCGCTCTTTTTGGATGGACGCCAGCAAACATTTCTAATGGGAGCCGAGCAGCATTCGCTACAATTCGTGGACAGCTTTCTATATGCGCTGCTCGATGGTCAGCTACAGAAGCTTGAGTATGGCGGTCTGCCCAAGAGCATGAAGTTAAATGGAGGACGCTGTTGCTTCATACGTTTTGGCACGTTGCCAAAGGGTGTACAAGCCGGTAAGGCGCATGTACAGGATATGGTTTATATAAAGACGGAGCCACCGGCAGAACCTCCACAGCCGCCAGCACTACCAGTGCCAACGCCAAAGGTGGAagctccagcagctgccacaacagcTGCCGCACCTGCTGTCCCGCTGCccattgctgccgccgctctTGGCAATCTCAACATAGACGAACTGTTCCAAAAACTTGTCTCCTCAGGCATTATTGGTACCGCCGCTGGCGCCACAGGCAGCGTGAATGTACCTCCAGTGGGTTTGCCTGGCTTGGATACTCCTGTACAATCCAAGGAGCCAACTgccgtcgcagcagcagcagccgcatcaCCTGCTCTACCCACAGAACCCATCAAGCGCATTGATCTACAAAAGCCCGACACAATTAAAACGCGCCAGGCTGCTGTAGTAGCAACGCTTTATTTGGGCatgcagtgcagcagctgtggcgtGCGATTCCCGCCGGAGCAGACAATTAAGTACAGTCAACATCTGGATTGGCATTTCCGACAGAATCGTCGCGAGCGTGACTCCACACGCAAGGCTACATCCAGACGTTGGTTTTATGATCTCAACGATTGGCGTCAGTATGAGGAAATTGAAGATGTGGAAGAGCGTGAGCGTAACTTCGCGGAGGCACAGGGACAGCAAGCTGGACCAGATGCCCATGACGATCTGTCCCAGCAGCGTTCGATGGACTCACCTATACCCAGCTGTGCAGCAGGAACAGATGATGTGGATCGCTGCTGTGATATGTGCCATGAAAAGTTCGAACAGTTCTATAACGAGGAGCTGGAGGAATGGCATCTGCGCTCAGCCATGCGCGTTGATGACAAGTTCTATCATCCCTTGTGCTATGAGGATTACAAGAGCTCATTGAATccaccagcgccagcaacagaaAACAAGGATACAACGCACAATACTGATGTGGAGATGTTGAATGCTAGCGATGACAATGCCATGGACACGCTTATCAAAGTAGAGCAGGATACAG CTGATGTCAAAGCGACGCTGTCGAGTACGCTGCTtgacgacgatgacgatgatgtCATTGTGTTGCCCAATGAGGAGCCGAGCGTCACAGAAATTGtcgatgatgacgacgacgatgatgggTATGTCGCGCCccagcccaagcccaaaccAACTGAAGCAGAGGACAATGAGCAAGCGGAAAGTTTGCCTGCACCATCCACAgcgcaagagcagcagccggaGCGCGAACAACAGAAAGCGGAGAATGCCAACGAGTCGGATGTGGAGATACAAGAGCCAAACATTCCCTTCACCGATTTGGATAACTATGTAGAGAAAGAGCCAATGCCGCTGctcaatatcaaaataaaagagGAGCCCAAAGATGATGACGAAGAGGATGAAGATGATGGCTTTGAAGATGTGGGCACCGTGGTAACTTTATTGCCGCTACTCGAGGATGAAATATCCATAAACAGCAGTG AAACACAAACCCAAACAATAGATTCATCTGCATCGCCTGCAACGATTGAACGACCCGCGTCTGTAGCCTCGTTGTCCTTGCCTGGCAATGATGATGAACTCGAAACGGAGCCAGCGCCCGCCGCAGCAACTGTTAGCTCGGAGGCTGATTTTAATGGTGAGAATCAACAGGATACACATAATCTGAGCGCAGCGGGATTGACGCCGGCATTACCTTTGGCTAgcatagttaataaaataaaaataaacataactaAGAATACAAGTAGTAATAGTCATAATAGTGCCTCAACCACGACGACGGCAGCaccgacagcagcaacagactcGCAAGTGTCGGCAATAAGCGTCATTGGCGCTAATGGACATGccaatgtgcagcagcagcaaccgccgGAGCAGAATGCTATACAAACAATTTCCACAATTCCAGTGCTGTGTGGTGGCAACACCTTCGTACCGAAGATTGCCACCAGCAGCTCAGCAAATGCACCCCCCGCCAACATTTGTACCATTTCCGTAATTGGCAGCAGCTACGGCAGTAGCAAACCAGCAAATCCAATCACGAGCAGCGCCAACTCTAGCAGTTCTGGTGGAGTGACCGCATCGTCAACATTGTCAAGCTCAAAATCAGCATCCTCATCATCGAAGACGAcgacagcggcggcggcacctccagcagctgcaattgaaactGAGCCAGAGCCTGTTGTTGAGCTCAAGCCAGCGCTGCGCAACGTGATGCTCAAGAAAACGAAGAAAGTTCAAAATGGCATCGAAACTTCGGGCCTGTGCTCTATTATGTGA